A window of the Trichoderma asperellum chromosome 6, complete sequence genome harbors these coding sequences:
- a CDS encoding uncharacterized protein (EggNog:ENOG41~TransMembrane:2 (o25-49i61-79o)) codes for MPPVAPIQHGGAQAPSTFDKLKMGAMMGGSVGVIMGFIFGTVNIFRYGAGSQGIMRTLGQYMGASGATFGFFMGVGSVIRSDADPKLQELYMRAQRRPIVLRANSAWRRDD; via the exons ATGCCTCCTGTTGCCCCGATTCAGCATGGCGGCGCCCAGGCCCCGTCCACTTTTGACAAAC TGAAGATGGGCGCAATGATGGGCGGAT CTGTTGGTGTTATTATGGGCTTTATTTTCG GCACCGTTAACATTTTCCGATATGGTGCTGGTTCCCAGGGGATTATGCGAACGCTGGGCCAGTACATGGGTGCATCTGGTGCTACGTTTGG ATTCTTCATGGGCGTTGGCAGCGTGATCCGATCAGATGCCGACCCCAAGCTACAAGAACTATACATGCGAGCGCAGCGACGGCCGATAGTATTAAGAGCGAATTCGGCTTGGAGAAGGGACGACTAA
- a CDS encoding uncharacterized protein (EggNog:ENOG41~CAZy:AA1), whose amino-acid sequence MGASYSYPRAKREVSVTNSRLSQKQTNGLSVLGALSAPLLPSFLTNNPTPNGYPWSTLNASTNYYDTSPNTGVIRPYEFTISRGVIAPDGYQRNVLLVNGAFPGPLIEANWGDIIQVTMHNNITGPDEGTALHWHGFLQQGTPWEDGVPAVSQCPVPPGSSFTYQFKASLYGTTWYHSHFSSQYAGGLAGPMVIHGPKSQKYDVDIGPIMLSDWYHDDYYDLVKKTMSNVTGANLFPSDNNLINGKMYFDCSKVTDGTPCTNDAGIAKFRFKRGKTHLLRLINSGAEGLQRFSIDGHKMTVIANDFVDVKPYETEVVTLGIGQRSDVLVKADGKLDAYWMRSNISTKCSITSQPNALAAIYYDNADTNKAPKSAPWDAPDPGTCVNDDLSLTEPVMRLPVPEPAVTHDIELKVSKNATGHTLWTLDGESFRGNFNSPTLLLSNLGNLTFQQQWSVRNTGSASSVRINLMNNSPASHPMHLHGFNMYILHEGPGEWDGKTIVRPSNPQRRDVFLIRAGGHAVMQFDAAENPGVWPFHCHIAWHSSAGLLTQFLTNPDEVKNLAIPNVVAETCRQWGRWTNTNIPDQIDSGL is encoded by the exons ATGGGAGCTTCTTATAGCTATCCAAGAGCAAAGAGAGAGGTCTCCGTGACCAACAGTAGACTCTcacaaaaacaaacaaacgg CCTATCTGTTCTGGGAGCCTTGTCTGCTCCATTGCTCCCTTCTTTCCTTACCAACAATCCAACCCCCAATGGCTATCCCTGGAGCACTCTCAACGCTAGCACCAACTACTATGACACGAGTCCCAACACAGGCGTTATAAGGCCTTATGAATTTACCATCAGTCGTGGTGTCATTGCTCCGGACGGATATCAGCGAAATgtcctcctcgtcaatgGTGCTTTCCCCGGCCCATTGATCGAGGCGAACTGGGGAGACATTATTCAAGTCACTATGCACAACAACATCACCGGGCCAGACGAGGGCACCGCACTGCATTGGCACGGGTTTCTTCAGCAAGGAACACCGTGGGAAGATGGAGTGCCCGCTGTGTCGCAGTGTCCTGTGCCCCCGGGGAGCAGCTTCACGTATCAGTTCAAGGCAAGTCTATATGGCACCACTTGGTACCACTCGCACTTTTCTTCTCAATATGCGGGTGGTCTTGCGGGTCCGATGGTTATTCATGGACCGAAATCACAAAAATACGATGTTGATATTGGCCCTATTATGTTGTCTGACTGGTATCATGATGACTACTACGACCTGGTAAAGAAAACAATGAGCAATGTGACAGGGGCCAACTTATTCCCGTCCGACAACAACTTGATCAACGGCAAGATGTACTTTGACTGCTCCAAGGTCACAGATGGTACACCTTGTACCAATGATGCTGGTATTGCAAAATTCCGCTTTAAGCGAGGCAAGACCCATCTCCTTCGTCTCATCAATAGTGGAGCTGAAGGTCTCCAGCGCTTCTCCATTGACGGCCACAAGATGACTGTCATCGCAAACGACTTTGTCGACGTCAAGCCCTATGAGACCGAAGTTGTTACGCTTGGGATTGGCCAACGCAGCGATGTCCTCGTTAAAGCAGACGGTAAACTTGACGCTTACTGGATGCGTAGCAACATTAGCACCAAATGCTCCATCACCAGCCAGCCCAATGCCCTTGCTGCCATCTACTATGATAATGCAGACACGAACAAGGCTCCAAAGTCTGCTCCATGGGATGCTCCTGATCCGGGAACATGTGTAAACGACGACTTGTCGTTGACGGAACCTGTCATGAGGCTCCCTGTCCCTGAGCCGGCCGTGACGCATGATATAGAACTGAAGGTGTCTAAAAACGCGACAGGTCACACTTTATGGACGCTAGATGGCGAGTCTTTTAGGGGAAATTTCAACAGcccgacgctgctgctgagcaatCTGGGGAATCTTACgtttcagcagcagtggAGCGTGAGAAACACCGGCAGTGCAAGCAGTGTTAGAATAAACCTCATGAACAACTCTCCCGCTAG CCACCCCATGCACCTTCACGGCTTCAACATGTACATCCTTCACGAAGGCCCTGGCGAATGGGACGGCAAGACAATCGTCCGGCCATCCAATCCCCAGCGCCGAGATGTCTTCTTGATCCGCGCAGGAGGCCACGCCGTAATGCAGTTTGATGCCGCGGAGAATCCAGGCGTGTGGCCATTCCACTGTCACATCGCGTGGCATTCTTCAGCAGGGTTGTTGACGCAGTTTCTCACGAACCCAGACGAAGTGAAAAACCTTGCAATTCCTAATGTGGTGGCAGAGACTTGCAGGCAGTGGGGAAGGTGGACGAATACGAATATTCCGGACCAGATTGATAGTGGCTTGTGA
- a CDS encoding uncharacterized protein (EggNog:ENOG41~TransMembrane:7 (o24-46i58-82o155-173i185-206o287-304i316-335o415-434i)), whose protein sequence is MNSSADVRVNGWTMSPDGRGTMDILWTCIFTTFLCTFTILCLNLPARNESILRIQGRKILWMAIAIAGPDFLLTAAAGQLAAARDSVKAFHALGHTSWTYRHGFYANMGGFELQPLNGAPFPINSKHILWLMSRGYIEFPAISDEELLDKSKKDTVAKLITCFQVGYLIVQCIARGIQKLPVTTIELSTVAIVVCSIMTSICWMSKPQDVRYPIRINMSITMDQALREAGPVAARPYQQTPLDFVDDLTPSWALNIQPFIKLPVGPHERPLPRIGDSRLPWLETLESLYLCLATMVYASVHLTGWNFKFPSQVEQILWRVSSLILVGTTALFWVLEAGAILQRYGSEQKIWTRMFKKEDKKSDVTVTVVEDVLVETQAATSEGGLSTLEPQQQQRDIEKEEEPWAPKQLPLVWEFWSILPIALIYATARAYILVEPLLGLRSMQAGAFDTVDWMAFIPHVG, encoded by the coding sequence ATGAATTCCAGTGCAGATGTGCGAGTTAACGGCTGGACAATGTCCCCGGACGGCCGAGGAACCATGGATATACTATGGACTTGCATTTTCACCACATTTCTGTGTACTTTTACTATTCTCTGCCTCAACTTACCTGCTAGGAACGAAAGCATACTACGCATCCAAGGTCGTAAGATCTTGTGGATGGCCATTGCTATTGCCGGACCCGATTTCTTACTCACAGCGGCTGCCGGCCAACTCGCCGCTGCTCGAGACTCCGTGAAAGCGTTCCATGCTCTCGGACACACCTCATGGACATACCGACATGGCTTCTATGCCAACATGGGCGGATTCGAGCTGCAGCCCCTTAACGGAGCACCGTTCCCTATAAATTCGAAGCATATACTCTGGCTGATGTCACGCGGTTACATCGAGTTTCCTGCTATATCAGACGAAGAACTCTTGGACAAGTCCAAGAAGGACACCGTCGCCAAGCTCATCACCTGCTTTCAGGTTGGCTACCTGATTGTGCAATGCATTGCACGTGGTATTCAGAAGCTTCCAGTAACAACGATAGAACTATCGACCGTTGCTATTGTCGTATGCTCTATCATGACTAGCATCTGCTGGATGTCCAAACCCCAAGATGTCCGTTATCCTATTCGAATCAATATGTCTATAACTATGGATCAAGCCCTCCGTGAAGCTGGCCCAGTTGCTGCACGGCCTTACCAACAGACACCGCTCGATTTTGTAGACGACTTAACACCGAGTTGGGCTCTCAACATACAACCATTTATCAAACTGCCTGTCGGTCCCCATGAGCGTCCTCTACCTCGCATTGGCGATAGCAGGCTACCTTGGCTGGAGACTTTAGAGAGCCTCTACTTGTGCCTCGCCACTATGGTCTATGCATCCGTACACCTGACCGGGTGGAACTTCAAGTTTCCATCTCAAGTCGAGCAGATCCTCTGGAGAGTATCTAGCCTGATCCTGGTAGGCACAACGGCTCTGTTCTGGGTCCTAGAGGCAGGCGCAATTTTGCAGCGATACGGTAGTGAACAAAAAATTTGGACAAGAATGTTTAAAAAGGAGGATAAAAAATCGGACGTAACAGTAACAGTAGTCGAGGATGTATTAGTCGAAACGCAAGCCGCAACATCAGAAGGCGGGCTGTCTACATTagagcctcagcagcagcagcgcgatatagaaaaagaagaagagcccTGGGCTCCAAAACAGCTTCCTCTGGTCTGGGAGTTTTGGAGCATCCTCCCGATTGCTCTCATCTACGCCACAGCGAGGGCTTATATCCTCGTCGAGCCATTGCTTGGTTTAAGATCAATGCAGGCGGGTGCGTTTGATACGGTTGACTGGATGGCTTTTATTCCGCATGTGGGGTGA
- a CDS encoding uncharacterized protein (EggNog:ENOG41) — protein MPHTIILGSGVIGLSTAFYLRQHQPGTTIHLVDSAQELFSSASGYAGGFLAKDWFRPDLVPLAELSFEEHRKLAQEENGRERWAYAKSVTVSYEPNGPLLGGKRGEDWLLEGTSRAGLVEARREHKEGEVPDWLRRVDGDSVNVIDDGSGTAIVDPLLFCQFLLEKVKAAGVHIHNPAEALRLETDDNGKLSGVVIKNTETLEETVIPATKVLLAAGSWTPNVFKTLFKDRFSVDIPIGGLGGHSLVLKAPSEVTICHSVYTTMGAHSPEIYSRPNGEIYVAGVNSPGLALPGPTLKAATMSEPLEKLKNIARRLIVTPKGEDLVIVREGLCFRPVTNRGTPYVSRLTDEKLGEDTNLREGEEGGVFIAAGHGPWGISLSLGTGKVVAEMLSGKPLSVDISSLGF, from the exons aTGCCCCACACAATCATCCTCGGTAGTGGCGTTATTGGCCTCTCGACGGCTTTCTACCTCCGTCAGCATCAGCCAGGCACCACAATTCATCTCGTTGACTCTGCCCAGGAGCTTTTTTCATCCGCTTCTGGTTATGCCGGAGGATTTTTGGCTAAAGATTGGTTTCGCCCTGATTTAGTACCGTTGGCCGAGCTAAGCTTTGAAGAGCACAGAAAGTTGGCCCAGGAGGAGAATggcagagagagatgggCATATGCGAAGAGCGTGACGGTGAGCTATGAGCCTAATGGGCCGTTATTAGGCGGAAAACGGGGAGAAGACTGGCTATTGGAAGGGACCAGTAGAGCTGGGCTCGTGGAGGCGAGGAGGGAGCACAAAGAAGGCGAGGTGCCGGATTGGTTGAGGAGAGTTGATGGCGACTCTGTGAATGTGATTGACGATGGGAGTGGGACGGCGATTGT AGATCCCCTATTATTTTGCCAGTTTTTGCTGGAAAAAGTCAAGGCTGCGGGTGTTCATATTCATAATCCTGCTGAGGCGTTGCGCTTGGAAACTGATGACAATGGCAAACTCTCTGGCGTTGTCATTAAGAACACAGAGACATTGGAAGAAACGGTTATACCAGCTACTAAAGTTCTATTGGCAGCGGGAAGTTGGACGCCTAACGTTTTTAAGACGTTGTTCAAGGATCGCTTCTCCGTCGATATTCCCATCGGAGGTCTAGGTGGACACTCCCTCGTTTTGAAGGCCCCCAGTGAAGTGACGATATGCCATTCCGTCTACACGACAATGGGTGCGCACTCACCAGAGATATACTCTCGGCCCAACGGGGAGATTTACGTTGCTGGAGTGAATAGCCCTGGACTTGCTCTTCCTGGACCTACTCTCAAGGCGGCAACTATGAGCGAGCCTCTTGAAAAGCTGAAGAATATTGCACGCCGTCTGATTGTGACTCCTAAAGGAGAAGATTTGGTGATCGTGCGAGAAGGACTGTGTTTTAGACCAGTTACGAATAGGGGAACGCCGTATGTTTCGAGATTGACGGATGAGAAGCTTGGAGAGGATACCAATTtgagggagggagaagaggggggTGTTTTTATTGCGGCGGGACATGGACCGTGGGGTATTAGCCTGAGCTTGGGGACTGGAAAGGTAGTTGCTGAAATGCTGTCTGGAAAACCATTGAGCGTTGATATCTCTAGTCTGGGATTCTGA
- the NCB2 gene encoding negative cofactor 2 transcription regulator complex subunit ncb2 has protein sequence MSDHEFGGSNDDLSLPKATVQKIVSEILPAQTGVSFAKEARDLLIECCVEFITLISSEANEISEKEAKKTIACDHITKALERLGFSDYVPAVLEAAAEHKEVQKGREKKADKFANSGMSMEELARLQEEQFAAARQRHT, from the exons ATGTCGGATCATGAGTTTGGAG GAAGCAACGATGATTTATCGCTGCCTAAAG CCACGGTTCAGAAAATAGTCAGCGAGATATTACCAGCTCAAACAGGTGTCTCATTCGCAAAAGAGGCTCGTGACCTGCTCATAGAATGCTGTGTCGAGTTCATCACCCTCATCTCATCCGAGGCCAATGAGATTTCCGAGaaggaggcaaagaagacCATCGCCTGCGATCACATCACAAAGGCTCTAGAGCGGTTGGGATTTTCTGACTACGTACCCGCTGTTCTAGAGGCCGCAGCTGAACATAAAGAGGTTCAAAAG ggacgagagaagaaagcggACAAGTTCGCTAACAGCGGCATGTCGATGGAAGAGCTCGCCCGGCTACAGGAAGAACAGTTTGCAGCAGCTAGGCAGCGTCACACATGA
- a CDS encoding uncharacterized protein (TransMembrane:1 (o711-730i)~EggNog:ENOG41), translating into MTAVANPPTFPQISRPPWGTINGNNQVNSEDVRGMFMTRKSLSRSNSSSSISSNASNTTVATNGSHSNATSLSSASDLSQWSNGSANRKRPQPKNPWPAGKEPDFSRLPQGRPNGMGPPHGAMQQAGQGQPQMGPQGMMRPMGPSEQPFPPGQPMLYLLSLNGTFERKTIAVPFAPESIRIGRQTNQKTVPTATNGFFDSKVLSRQHAEIFAERNGKIYIRDVKSSNGTFVNGTRLSQENRESEPHELQTADHLELGIDIVSEDQKTVVHHKVAAKVEHAGFLNTSNNVLDMNFGDLDPANNAMMIPAGAMQMRGRAGSNVSMGGNGRMMVNGGTVNGHMNGMAQQRSFFLTPIATDQILKRLANEMRSAKLQAQDLSRTNQFINTLLSKEDLKDLEKSEAPEPTKQPQTMVNGNNLSFRADPKARFSDPPAPPPQQPLPEKPDVPSLKRGSLERPRLDSTNSSPIRQENLNQIIQLTEALNMAKRDIDTQTARMRELEIMLQKEREARELAEELARRLEESAHNQVNGVASNEELDKAQESTQEGDAVDDSKTVLPELEEVSSADKAAQETAVALQSRIDTMDEQMRELRIQMEQWRSRCEIAEAERDSGRKSLEEMVIQLREEEAKRVAAEERRRSRSRSLRREQNGAAQKRAVSPTSETAMPAVKQERSLTNSSQDSGDIPTLSRANTITPQTSPRGPLQNQHLRAGIPYASMIGVVLIGMGLMAYINGWQPSPPQTVER; encoded by the exons ATGACTGCCGTCGCAAATCCTCCTACCTTTCCGCAAATCTCCCGGCCGCCATGGGGCACTATTAATGGCAACAATCAGGTGAATTCAGAGGATGTGCGAGGAATGTTCATGACCCGCAAGAGTCTCTCGCGAAGCAACTCATCCTCGTCCATTTCCTCCAACGCCTCAAATACTACCGTTGCGACCAACGGCTCACACTCCAATGCCACATCGCTGTCGTCAGCTTCAGATTTGAGCCAGTGGTCGAATGGCAGCGCGAATCGCAAGAGGCCTCAACCCAAGAACCCCTGGCCAGCCGGCAAAGAACCAGACTTCTCAAGACTCCCCCAAGGACGGCCCAACGGCATGGGGCCGCCCCACGGCGCCATGCAGCAGGCCGGGCAGGGACAGCCGCAAATGGGACCTCAAGGCATGATGCGACCCATGGGGCCCAGCGAGCAGCCGTTCCCTCCCGGCCAGCCTATGCTCTATCTGCTTTCTCTTAACGGCACATTTGAGCGCAAGACGATCGCCGTGCCGTTCGCTCCCGAATCTATACGAATCGGCCGGCAGACGAACCAAAAGACGGTACCAACTGCTACGAATGGCTTCTTCGATAGTAAAGTGCTATCGCGGCAGCATGCCGAAATCTTTGCCGAACGAAACGGCAAAATCTACATTCGAGACGTTAAATCATCCAACGGCACCTTTGTCAACGGCACTCGATTATCACAGGAGAATCGTGAATCAGAGCCACACGAGCTCCAGACGGCCGACCACCTAGAACTCGGTATTGATATAGTTAGCGAAGACCAGAAAACCGTCGTTCACCACAAGGTTGCCGCAAAGGTCGAACATGCCGGGTTTTTGAATACATCAAACAACGTTTTGGATATGAACTTTGGAGATCTAGATCCTGCTAACAATGCAATGATGATTCCTGCCGGCGCTATGCAAATGCGGGGACGCGCTGGAAGTAACGTATCCATGGGCGGCAACGGCCGCATGATGGTTAATGGCGGTACTGTAAACGGCCACATGAATGGAATGGCGCAACAACGTTCTTTTTTCCTGACGCCTATTGCTACGGATCAGATTCTGAAGCGTCTTGCA AATGAAATGAGAAGCGCCAAACTCCAGGCCCAAGATTTGAGCCGTACGAATCAGTTCATCAACACCCTTTTGTCAAAAGAAGACCTAAAAGATCTCGAAAAATCCGAAGCCCCAGAACCAACCAAACAACCCCAGACCATGGTCAACGGTAATAACCTCTCCTTCCGAGCAGATCCAAAAGCTCGCTTCTCCGATCCTCCTGCACCAccgcctcagcagcctcttccCGAAAAGCCAGATGTACCGTCCCTTAAAAGAGGTTCGTTGGAAAGGCCAAGATTAGACTCTACAAACTCATCGCCGATTCGCCAAGAAAACCTGAACCAGATCATACAGCTCACTGAAGCTCTTAACATGGCGAAGCGAGATATTGATACCCAGACAGCGCGTATGCGTGAGCTAGAAATAATGCTGCAAAAGGAGCGAGAGGCACGTGAGCTTGCGGAGGAATTAGCTAGGCGACTTGAAGAGTCTGCCCATAATCAGGTCAACGGTGTTGCATCTAATGAAGAGCTGGATAAAGCTCAAGAATCAACCCAAGAGGGAGACGCTGTGGACGACTCAAAGACAGTGTTACCAGAATTAGAAGAAGTCTCTTCAGCGGACAAGGCTGCCCAGGAGACTGCGGTAGCACTGCAATCTCGTATCGACACTATGGATGAGCAGATGCGGGAGTTGAGAATACAGATGGAGCAGTGGAGAAGTCGATGTGAAATTGCCGAGGCAGAACGCGATTCCGGCAGGAAAAGTCTCGAAGAAATGGTCATTCAATTAcgtgaggaagaggccaagcGAGTGGCGGCCGAGGAACGACGAAGGTCGCGCTCAAGATCACTTCGCCGCGAGCAAAATGGGGCAGCACAGAAGCGTGCTGTTTCTCCCACTTCTGAAACCGCCATGCCGGCAGTTAAACAAGAGAGATCATTGACAAATTCTAGTCAAGATTCGGGAGACATCCCAACTCTATCGAGGGCCAATACTATTACGCCTCAAACCTCACCCAGAGGCCCTCTA